Proteins from a genomic interval of Thermodesulfobacteriota bacterium:
- a CDS encoding thiolase family protein, producing the protein MAGGSLNTKEAREVLKKNKIVIAGVGETEQGKIPDKSSFHFLSQASKLAIEDAGIKKSDVDGLVTAFSLVEHTFMHCTTFADYFGLRPRFFSSVAVGGATAVWMVAEAAMAIASGQAEVVLCVRGDNTLSGISSSGMVALIREMCHAEFEFPYGLTTPGGYALAAQRYLHDFGATREHLAAVAVTMRKHAANKENAMNKEPLSIDDVLNSRIIAEPLSKYDCSIISDGGAAFIVTTEAKAKELGIQNPLAYLWGMGQGYSHQYLTSLKNLDQIYNAVNTSGQKAFQTAGLGPKDVDVAFLYDCFTITVLLELEGLGFVPKGEGGAFALEGRMEIGKDLPVNTHGGLLSQAHLGAMHHVVEAVLQLRKQAGPRQVEDADVALVHGNGGIVSAHSTILLGKEALS; encoded by the coding sequence ATGGCAGGCGGCTCGCTGAACACAAAAGAGGCCAGAGAAGTTCTCAAAAAAAATAAAATCGTTATAGCAGGAGTGGGAGAAACGGAGCAGGGGAAAATCCCCGACAAGAGTTCCTTTCATTTCCTCTCCCAGGCATCCAAGCTCGCCATAGAAGATGCTGGAATCAAGAAATCGGACGTCGACGGACTCGTCACCGCGTTCTCGCTCGTCGAGCACACCTTCATGCACTGCACTACTTTTGCCGACTACTTCGGACTAAGGCCGAGGTTCTTTTCGTCCGTGGCCGTCGGCGGAGCGACGGCCGTATGGATGGTCGCCGAGGCCGCGATGGCCATAGCCTCCGGCCAGGCCGAGGTCGTCCTCTGCGTAAGGGGCGACAACACGCTCTCCGGTATATCCTCTTCCGGCATGGTCGCCCTCATAAGGGAAATGTGCCACGCAGAGTTCGAATTCCCCTACGGTCTCACCACCCCCGGCGGATACGCACTTGCCGCACAGAGATACCTCCACGACTTCGGCGCCACCCGCGAGCATCTCGCGGCCGTGGCCGTCACGATGCGTAAGCACGCGGCCAACAAAGAGAACGCGATGAACAAGGAGCCCCTTTCCATAGACGACGTTCTCAACTCGCGCATCATAGCCGAGCCCCTCTCCAAGTACGATTGCTCCATCATCTCCGACGGCGGCGCCGCGTTCATCGTCACGACGGAGGCGAAGGCAAAAGAGCTCGGCATCCAGAATCCGCTCGCGTACCTCTGGGGCATGGGTCAGGGATACTCGCACCAGTACCTCACATCGCTCAAAAACCTCGACCAGATATATAACGCCGTCAACACCTCCGGGCAGAAGGCGTTTCAAACGGCTGGCCTAGGGCCGAAGGACGTCGACGTGGCGTTCCTCTACGACTGCTTCACGATAACCGTTCTCCTCGAGCTCGAAGGGCTCGGGTTCGTCCCCAAAGGCGAGGGCGGCGCGTTCGCGCTCGAAGGGCGCATGGAGATAGGCAAGGACCTCCCCGTAAACACCCACGGCGGGCTCCTGTCACAGGCGCACCTCGGCGCGATGCACCACGTGGTCGAGGCCGTGCTTCAGCTCAGAAAGCAGGCCGGTCCGCGTCAGGTCGAGGACGCCGACGTTGCGCTCGTACACGGAAACGGCGGCATCGTATCCGCACACAGCACGATACTCTTAGGGAAAGAAGCCCTTTCATAA
- a CDS encoding OB-fold domain-containing protein yields MAENKPYEKPLPDFRPETKPYWEAARKHELVLPRSKATGEFFFYPRAISPGDDMSEDIEWVKASGKAKVWTFSIHHMGPTKAYKNDPPYVVALVETSEGVKMMTNIVDCDVRDVQIGMDVEVVFDDVTPEVTLPKFRPAK; encoded by the coding sequence ATGGCTGAAAATAAACCATACGAGAAACCACTGCCGGATTTTCGTCCGGAAACGAAACCCTACTGGGAGGCGGCCAGGAAGCACGAGCTCGTGCTCCCGAGATCGAAGGCCACGGGGGAATTCTTCTTCTACCCGCGCGCCATCTCCCCGGGCGACGACATGTCCGAGGACATAGAATGGGTAAAGGCCAGCGGGAAGGCGAAGGTCTGGACCTTCTCGATTCACCACATGGGCCCGACAAAGGCATATAAAAACGATCCTCCCTACGTCGTGGCGCTGGTCGAAACCTCAGAAGGCGTAAAGATGATGACGAACATCGTCGACTGCGACGTAAGGGACGTTCAGATAGGCATGGACGTCGAGGTCGTATTCGACGACGTCACGCCCGAGGTTACGCTCCCCAAGTTCAGGCCGGCGAAGTAA
- a CDS encoding MaoC/PaaZ C-terminal domain-containing protein — protein MPQEDTRVFYEDLEEGAEHKSTGRTITETDVVSFAGLSGDFNNMHIDEEFARNTVFKGRVAHGLCVLSVASGLWFTMPRLATIAFMGLEDWRFSGAVKFGDTIHITRKLVEKREHKRPNMGFLIFEVNVHNQSGEIVQKGKWVILVQRKESA, from the coding sequence ATGCCGCAGGAAGATACCAGGGTTTTTTACGAGGACCTCGAAGAGGGCGCCGAGCACAAGAGCACCGGGAGGACGATAACCGAAACTGACGTCGTCAGCTTCGCCGGGCTTTCCGGGGACTTTAACAACATGCACATAGACGAGGAGTTCGCCAGGAACACCGTGTTCAAGGGCAGGGTGGCGCACGGCCTCTGCGTCCTTTCGGTGGCGTCCGGGCTCTGGTTCACCATGCCGCGCCTCGCGACGATAGCCTTCATGGGGCTCGAGGACTGGAGATTCTCGGGCGCCGTCAAGTTCGGAGACACTATTCATATCACCAGAAAGCTCGTGGAAAAGAGGGAGCACAAGCGTCCGAACATGGGCTTTTTAATCTTCGAGGTAAACGTCCACAACCAGTCGGGCGAGATAGTCCAGAAGGGTAAATGGGTCATACTGGTACAGAGAAAAGAATCTGCATAA
- a CDS encoding AmiS/UreI family transporter, with translation MAIDLLLGYVLLLVGFVFFCNGMTVLGKTGAKEVGVLNLGVAILILVAAWHLHGLEQTAATALISVFALIYLMVAGIFIHGYDAKGLGWFCLFATVVFIWYGLHFMNLDAVIPGFKYYAYFAWAWALLTLLCWLVFSLGKALAPAVAWLFVIESIVTLLIPGMLILTGKWTPVAAWVASQTPQ, from the coding sequence ATGGCAATAGACCTATTGCTTGGGTACGTTTTGTTACTCGTTGGATTTGTGTTTTTCTGTAACGGTATGACCGTGCTCGGAAAGACCGGGGCCAAAGAGGTTGGAGTACTGAATCTCGGCGTGGCCATATTGATTCTCGTGGCAGCTTGGCATCTGCACGGCCTGGAGCAAACCGCCGCAACAGCTTTAATATCGGTATTCGCTCTTATCTATCTCATGGTTGCCGGTATTTTTATCCATGGATACGATGCTAAGGGTTTAGGGTGGTTCTGTCTTTTCGCGACCGTAGTCTTCATCTGGTACGGTCTCCACTTCATGAACCTCGATGCGGTTATCCCCGGGTTTAAATACTATGCCTACTTTGCCTGGGCATGGGCGCTTCTAACCCTTCTCTGCTGGCTCGTGTTCTCGCTCGGAAAGGCATTGGCTCCGGCGGTTGCATGGCTCTTCGTTATAGAGTCCATCGTAACGCTGCTCATCCCCGGAATGCTGATCCTTACCGGGAAATGGACGCCGGTTGCCGCGTGGGTTGCATCGCAGACCCCGCAGTAA
- a CDS encoding thiolase family protein — protein MRDVYILGVGTTACGRFPEKAAHVLGREAAWAAIKDAGIHPRKIEIAFCGHVYQGMGVGQRTLKEIGLVGQPTINVEGACGSGTLSFWEAWRTIAYGQYDIALALGVENLSRVMSGGPLPLEEDDIEVALGMGMPGLYAIRAKRYMEEYGVTAEQLAKVVVKSRKHAAMNPVAQYRKDITIEEVLNSPMIADPLTRNMCCPVGDASAAAVLCSGDLVKKLAVKEPIKVLGCVAQSGKYSSPKGLTCDPSENVTRTSNLAYEMAGLGPEDMDVAEIHDAFSIAEMIVYEALGFCGKGEGAKLVEDGSTWINSGGVAVNPGGGLLSRGHPVGATGLLQTAEIVWQLRGEAGARQQKDAKVGIIETMGGAQPAMDGITCVVSVLGK, from the coding sequence ATGAGAGACGTATACATATTGGGCGTCGGAACCACCGCTTGCGGCAGGTTTCCGGAAAAGGCGGCTCACGTGCTCGGCCGCGAGGCGGCGTGGGCGGCCATAAAAGACGCCGGCATTCATCCGAGAAAGATAGAGATAGCCTTCTGCGGCCATGTCTATCAGGGCATGGGCGTCGGGCAGAGAACACTCAAGGAAATAGGGCTCGTCGGGCAGCCCACCATAAACGTCGAAGGCGCCTGCGGCAGCGGCACGCTTTCGTTCTGGGAGGCCTGGAGGACTATAGCATACGGTCAGTACGACATAGCCCTCGCCCTCGGGGTCGAAAACCTTAGCCGCGTTATGTCGGGCGGCCCGCTCCCCCTTGAAGAAGACGATATCGAAGTCGCGCTCGGTATGGGCATGCCTGGACTCTACGCCATCAGGGCCAAGAGATACATGGAAGAATACGGCGTTACGGCCGAGCAGTTGGCCAAGGTTGTGGTAAAGAGTCGTAAGCATGCGGCTATGAACCCCGTGGCCCAGTACAGAAAAGATATAACAATAGAAGAAGTTCTTAATTCGCCAATGATAGCGGACCCGCTCACGAGGAATATGTGCTGTCCGGTGGGCGACGCGTCGGCCGCGGCGGTCCTTTGCTCCGGTGACCTCGTAAAGAAGCTCGCCGTAAAGGAGCCGATAAAGGTTCTCGGCTGCGTGGCGCAGTCCGGCAAGTACTCGAGCCCGAAAGGCCTCACCTGTGACCCCTCGGAAAACGTTACACGAACCTCGAACCTCGCCTACGAAATGGCAGGGCTCGGCCCCGAGGATATGGACGTCGCCGAGATACACGACGCCTTCTCGATAGCCGAGATGATAGTCTACGAGGCACTCGGTTTCTGCGGAAAAGGGGAGGGCGCAAAGCTCGTAGAGGATGGAAGCACCTGGATAAACTCGGGCGGCGTCGCGGTTAACCCCGGCGGCGGCCTCCTTTCGAGGGGCCATCCCGTAGGGGCGACGGGCCTCCTTCAGACGGCCGAGATAGTATGGCAGCTCCGGGGCGAAGCGGGCGCGCGTCAGCAGAAGGACGCCAAGGTCGGCATCATCGAAACCATGGGCGGCGCCCAGCCCGCCATGGACGGCATAACCTGCGTCGTGAGCGTACTGGGCAAGTAG
- a CDS encoding NAD-dependent deacylase, with protein MSDLINTAKALADLILSSENAAALTGAGISTESGIPDYRSPGTGLWEKMDQSVVSLEGFKRNPSKYYEYAMGLHPIRQAARPNPAHMLLAALEREGRLRGVITQNVDGLHQDAGSGEVHELHGSLRQVVCLSCSSLHSMDEAMEKVVSGENPPLCPGCGGVLKPNAVFFGEMLPTVPWQRSLELARKADLFVAIGSSLQVSPANTLPDIALQAGARLVILNLMPTPFDTDAELVIREKIGEFASAVTSILDSETPGS; from the coding sequence ATGAGCGATTTAATAAATACAGCAAAGGCGCTGGCTGATCTCATACTCTCCTCGGAAAATGCCGCCGCCCTCACGGGGGCCGGCATAAGCACCGAGTCCGGAATACCTGACTACCGCTCCCCCGGGACGGGTCTCTGGGAGAAGATGGACCAGTCCGTCGTATCCCTGGAGGGCTTTAAGCGAAACCCCTCCAAATATTACGAATATGCCATGGGGCTTCACCCAATAAGACAGGCTGCGAGGCCGAACCCGGCCCATATGCTGCTCGCCGCGCTCGAGAGGGAAGGGCGGCTCAGGGGCGTAATCACCCAGAACGTAGACGGCCTCCACCAGGACGCCGGCTCGGGCGAGGTGCACGAGCTCCACGGCTCCCTCCGCCAGGTCGTCTGCCTTTCCTGCTCCTCCCTTCATTCCATGGACGAGGCCATGGAGAAGGTCGTTTCCGGGGAAAACCCCCCTCTTTGCCCCGGATGCGGGGGCGTTTTAAAGCCGAACGCCGTATTTTTCGGCGAAATGCTCCCCACCGTCCCCTGGCAAAGGTCCCTGGAGCTCGCCCGTAAGGCCGACCTCTTCGTAGCCATAGGCTCTTCGCTCCAGGTCTCCCCGGCCAACACCCTCCCCGACATAGCCCTTCAGGCGGGCGCCCGTCTCGTAATCCTCAACCTCATGCCCACCCCCTTCGATACGGACGCCGAGCTCGTCATACGGGAGAAAATAGGCGAATTCGCCTCCGCTGTAACCTCCATTCTCGATTCAGAAACCCCCGGATCCTGA
- a CDS encoding acetoacetate decarboxylase family protein, which produces MPSHLNVPTKYWELTKEVPPPPIERDIKSWIIANPSDPLWDIDVLPLTYTDSRWSAFVVRVDAATRQRLCPNPPLTVWDGENADLVEFWYVDHKHTMLGPYLEFGVTISATYKDPKGNVWKAGYYPYMYLTGDAPVDAGRVLGFPKKMSYIRCSVHGGDKETDFFGFAMSRNGYLMHSATGKFDDKQVTPPFFYGKVDWGKFNMKVITRPDVSSSEWQLTYLPSELPPAFNIKGHRFQIKPEHTRTASGDAINWFMQATPFDNMGAELKIQEVTGLISFVFDLIIPPANVLWTETYERPASYRGYATPYKYGLRQQFPISQGS; this is translated from the coding sequence ATGCCAAGTCATCTTAATGTCCCAACGAAGTATTGGGAGCTCACTAAGGAGGTTCCACCGCCTCCAATAGAGAGAGACATAAAGTCGTGGATCATAGCGAACCCTTCGGACCCGCTGTGGGACATCGATGTTCTCCCTCTGACTTACACGGATAGCCGTTGGTCTGCCTTTGTCGTAAGGGTAGATGCGGCTACCAGGCAGCGTCTTTGCCCGAATCCGCCTCTCACGGTCTGGGACGGAGAGAACGCAGATTTGGTCGAGTTCTGGTACGTTGACCACAAGCACACCATGCTTGGGCCATACCTCGAGTTCGGTGTAACGATTTCGGCCACCTACAAGGACCCGAAAGGTAACGTATGGAAAGCCGGTTACTATCCGTACATGTACCTCACCGGCGACGCTCCGGTTGACGCCGGCCGTGTGCTCGGTTTCCCGAAGAAGATGTCCTACATCAGGTGCTCCGTTCATGGCGGGGATAAAGAGACGGACTTCTTCGGTTTTGCAATGTCCCGTAACGGCTATCTCATGCATAGCGCTACGGGTAAGTTCGATGACAAGCAGGTAACGCCTCCGTTCTTCTATGGGAAGGTAGACTGGGGTAAATTCAACATGAAAGTTATCACCAGGCCGGATGTTTCCAGCTCCGAATGGCAGCTCACCTATCTGCCGTCGGAACTGCCGCCCGCATTCAACATCAAGGGGCACCGCTTCCAGATTAAGCCGGAGCACACCCGCACGGCTTCTGGCGACGCCATCAACTGGTTTATGCAGGCAACACCGTTTGACAACATGGGCGCGGAACTCAAGATCCAGGAAGTCACGGGTCTTATTTCCTTCGTATTCGACCTTATCATTCCGCCGGCCAATGTTCTCTGGACCGAGACCTACGAGCGTCCCGCCAGCTACAGGGGCTACGCAACTCCGTACAAGTACGGTCTGCGTCAGCAGTTCCCGATCAGCCAGGGCTCGTAA
- a CDS encoding acetoacetate decarboxylase family protein — protein MGLQANEYSYPWLAEGEVPPLPLDRDRIHIISQGVADPVFDYDIIPLTYTESRWMAYVIRADLKDMKAVTPEPIQVQDDVIEFWYVIHRNTMLGPYMEMGVTFSASVDSGDGQIYKAGYYPYMYLSNDSPIFAGKEPFGFPKKAAYIAAFEHGTNNNYFNMLMERRGYILHTANGRYSDKPLSVRPTFYGKTDWGRMNYRITTRPDITNSIHEVTYLPSELPPGFGTGHRFQLNPQSIRTATGADIRSWYMSGTPFDFMGGQIPATEVVGLISFTFNLIIPPAKTIWTKTVERGEADFGSILYSTPFKYTMRHRFLLPQYSQG, from the coding sequence ATGGGTTTACAGGCAAATGAATATAGCTACCCGTGGTTGGCGGAAGGTGAAGTTCCGCCGTTACCACTTGACAGGGACAGGATACACATCATCAGCCAGGGCGTAGCGGACCCTGTTTTCGACTATGACATCATCCCGCTCACCTACACGGAAAGCCGCTGGATGGCCTATGTTATCCGCGCTGACCTGAAGGACATGAAGGCAGTAACCCCCGAGCCGATCCAGGTTCAGGACGACGTTATCGAATTCTGGTACGTTATCCACAGGAACACCATGCTTGGGCCATACATGGAAATGGGCGTAACGTTCTCGGCAAGCGTAGACTCCGGCGACGGACAGATCTACAAGGCCGGGTACTACCCCTACATGTATCTTTCCAACGACTCCCCGATCTTCGCTGGTAAGGAGCCGTTCGGATTCCCGAAGAAAGCCGCTTACATCGCCGCTTTCGAGCACGGAACCAACAACAACTACTTCAACATGCTCATGGAGCGTCGTGGATACATCCTCCACACCGCCAACGGCCGCTATTCCGACAAGCCTCTTTCCGTAAGACCTACGTTCTACGGCAAGACCGACTGGGGCCGCATGAACTATCGTATCACGACCAGGCCGGACATAACGAACAGCATTCACGAAGTTACGTACCTTCCGTCCGAGCTGCCGCCGGGATTCGGAACGGGACACCGCTTCCAGCTGAACCCGCAGAGCATCCGCACAGCGACCGGCGCTGACATCCGCTCCTGGTACATGTCCGGAACCCCGTTTGACTTCATGGGCGGACAGATACCGGCTACGGAAGTAGTTGGTCTCATCAGCTTCACCTTCAACCTCATCATCCCGCCGGCCAAGACCATCTGGACGAAGACGGTTGAAAGGGGCGAGGCGGACTTTGGCTCGATCCTGTACTCGACTCCGTTCAAGTACACGATGCGCCATCGCTTCCTCCTTCCGCAGTACTCCCAGGGCTAA